DNA from Daucus carota subsp. sativus chromosome 1, DH1 v3.0, whole genome shotgun sequence:
ATCAAGAGAAGGCTGATTCTGCAAAGGTTTATGCTGCAAAGGTTTATGCTTTGTGGGCTGAAAAGGATGGGGTGGCTAGGGCTGCTATTTTGGCAGCGTTAGCGAACACTCTATTCGATGTATATTCATCGGATGCCTATACTGCTAAGCTTTTGTGGGAGAAGCTGGACCAAACCCACAATACTGATTCTCAAGGTCTTGCGAAGTATAGTGTGGCGAGGTTTCTTGATTTCAAGCTGGTGGATGGAAAATCCATGACGGAACATGTGCATGAATTTGAGATGTTGgtgcatgctttgaaggagtccggaatggacctGCCTGAAAAGTTTCAGGTTATGTCCGTGATTGAAAAACTCCCAAAGTCTTGGGAAGAGTTTGCTCTCTCCCTGAAAAGACAAAAAGGAGAGATCACTTGGACTAATCTGATGTTGGACATCTCTGTGCAGGAGCAGCACAAGTCCAAACAAGGACATGTGATGCCTGCTGAGCATGGGAGTAGTTCGAAGGTGAACGTAGTAACAGTAGGACAGAAAAGGAAATCTGTCACTAAGAAGGATAAACCTAAGAAGACAAGAACAAGGCTAAGAAACCAAAGGCAAACAAGCCATGTTGGTCTTGTGGACAGGTTGGTCATTGGAGCAAGGACTGTCCcatgaagaaagctaagaaagctGGTGTGGTAGCTCAGGCTAATACTGTGCTTGGAACCACGAGTGGGCCTGTGGCTaacatggttgttggtgagGTTGTTGCCTCTGAAACCAATGACGGGTATGTTGCCTACAACCCTGAACTGTTTTCCGCTAATCTGTCTCATGAATGGTTGATTGATACAGGAGCTAATGTGCATATTTGTGCTGATATTACTCTCtttgtatcttatcaacagTGTCATGGAGTGACAGTGAGGATGGGGAATGCAAGTGCTGCTCAAGTGCTAGGAATTGGAAACGTGgacctgaagtttgcttctggGTGTGTTCTGACCCTCACTAGAGTGCATCATGTTCCTTCTATTCATAGAAATATTATAAGTGGAAGCTATTTAGTTAAAAATGGCTTTGAACTTTCTTTTAAATGTAATAAAGTTGTGATTACTCAGACTGGTACATTTGTTGGCAAGGGTTACTTGTCGGAtggtttatttttgataaatgtggAACCCGTTTTGGGTGGTTTTATTAATGTTCCTTCTGTTAATTGTGTTGAATCATCTGATTTATGGCACTCACGACTTggtcatttaaattttggtgctctaaagaatatgatgaatttagagttgattccaaagCATTCCATTGATAAGAAATCTAAGTGTCAAGTATGTGTGACTGCTAAACAAACAAAGAAACCTTTTCATAATGTTGTTAGGGATTCTGAATTGTTAGATTTAGTGCACACAGACATATGTGAATTCGGTGGTGTTTTGACTAAGGATCATTATAGATATTTCATTACCTTTATAGATGATTatagtagatattgttatgtttatttgcttaaacataaggatgaagcactagaaaaattcattatgtttaaaaatgaagctgaaacACAAACGAGCAAAGTACTTAAACGTTTGAGATCTGATAGAGGTGGTGAGTATACAAGTAACTTGTTTAATGAATTTTGCGCAAGCAATGGTATAGTTCATGAGGTTACTCCACCATACACACCTGAGTCTAATGGGGTGGCAGagcgaaagaacagaacttttaaagatatgattaacaaCATGTTAATTAATTCGGGGTTGCCTAAATACATGTGGGGAGAGGCTCTGAATACGGCTTGCCATATTCTGAATAGGGTCCCTTTGAAACACATGGATAAGACACCATATGAATTATGGAGAAAACGTAAAACTAGTTTGAATTATCTtcgtgtgtgggggtgccttgcaAAGGTACTTGTACCTgaacacaagagaaagaaactagggCCTAAGACTGTTGATTGTATCTTTTTGGGCTATCTAGAGACCACAACCGCTATgagatttttagttttaaaatctGACATAGACGGCATTGTGGCTAATACGATAGTTGAGTTTCGTGATGCAACGTTCTTTGAGGACGTGTTCCCTATGAAGACTGGTATACCTCAGGGTAATTCTGAGGATGATCCGACTCTCACATCGAGTTCTATTCCCGATCAtgtggaaaagatgacaaatgtgGGGGCGAATCCTAGTAGTAGCTCTACTCCTAACGAAGTAGAGGAACCTAGAAGGAGTAAGCGTGCAAAGGTAGTCAAGGACTTTGGAAGTGACTTTGTCACTTACAATGTTGAGGATGAACCTTTAACTTTCCGTCAAGCCATGGACTCTTCGGAGTCAAGGCATTGGAAAGGCGCTGTAAAGAGTGAGATGGACTCTATTGTTTCTAATGGAACATGAGAGTTAGTCGATCTCCCTTCTGGATGTTCTACTATAGGATGTAAGTGGATCTTCAAGAGGAAGTTGAACCCGGATGGCTCAATAGATAAGTACAAGGCGAGGCTAGTTGCTAAGGGTTTTAGGCAAAGAGAAGGTATAGACTATTTTGATACATACTCTCCTGTTGCTAGAATGACAACAATCCGAATGCTTAGAGCATTGGCTTCTGTGCATGGTCTTATCAtccatcaaatggatgtaaagacaGCTTTTCTTCATGGTGACCTTGAAGAAGAGATTTACATGGATCAGCCTGAAGGATTTATTGCTTCTGGTAACGAGAGGAAAGTATGTAAACTAGTCAAGTCGATCTATGGCCTTAAACAAGCACCTATCGACTGGCATAAAAAGTTTGATGAAACTGTTTTAGCATTCGAGTTTTTAGTTAATGAAAGTGATAAGTGCGTCTACTATAAGGTTAGAGGAAATGAATGTGTGATTGTATgcctatatgttgatgatattttgttgtttggaaccaatattgcgattattaacgagacaaaGAGTTTCTTGAAAAGGCACTTTGAGATGAAGGATATGGGTGAGGCTAGTATGATTCTTGGGATCAAGTTAACACGGTCAACTGATGGAATAACCTTGTCACAGtctcattatatagagaaatctatacttgagaAGTATGGTTATTCAAATTGTAGAATCGCAAGTACACCCTATGATCCTAAAGTGGCCTTTGTCAAGAATAGTTCAGGTGTACCTGTGTCTCAGTTAAGGTATTCTCAGATTATTGGTAGTTTGCAATATCTTGCTAACGTGACTAGACCAGATATTTCTTATTCTGTGTCTAAGTTAGCTAGATATACAAGCTGTCCGAACAAGACTCATTGGGAGGCTCTGGATAGAGTTCttagatatctcaagggaactaTTTCTCTTGGCTTGCATTACTGGAGATTTCCGGGGGTACTCGAGGGGTACagtgatgcaagttggatagctAAGAAATCCGGTTCCAATGGAGTGACTGGATATGTGTTTACCCTAGCGGGTGGAGCTGTGTCCTGGAAGTCTTCTAGACAGACTTTGATTACTCGGTCTACTTTTGAGGCTGAGTTGTGTGCATTGGATGCCACGGGGACGGAGGCTGAATGGTTACATGGACTGATGTCAATGTTACCTGTAGTAAGCAAACCGCTTCCTGCCATTTCTGTTCATTGTGATAGCCGTACAACTATTGACAAGATCAGAAGTGTAAAGTATAACGCTAAGACAAAGAGacacatccaagttagacttaagtctataagAGGTCTTGTTTCTGATAGGGTTATAGCTATAGAGTTCATTGGAACTCAGGATAATATAGCTGACCCGTTGACTAAGGGGCTTGAGCATGCTGTAGTCCTTAAGTCGAGGTTGGGGATGGGAGTGGTAACCCATCATGGTTCATCTACAGCGGGAACCCAATACACCTGAGAGGAGATCCCTCGAAGTGTATTCAATGTGGTAATAACAAGTTGTAAGGATGGATCGGTAGTACCTTTACTACATATAGCTAGATACTTATGTATCTGAGTCTATCCCCTGGAAACCTTAAAAGGTACTGTTACTGCATGTATAGCAAGAGTTTTTAAAACTCTGAATGGGGTCAAGTCATTTGACGAGATATTAGCAGTACATCTTTGGAGATGCCCAGCTAAGCGAATGTAATTGTGTGGTCGCAATTAGAGGAATGGGTTATTCCTTGAAACATTCGTCGAACAGGATCGAGACACGACCATTAACGTCTCAAAGCCGTAGATCTGTACCATAGCCTTTGACTTGTCGTCGTCTATGGAGTATGGTTACACCAAATGGATAAAGATTCAAGGTGAAATATTCCATCTATATCCGGTAGCCATCGAAGTAGAGGACTTATGAGGGTTCGGACCTGAAAGGGTACCtactctgaaaaacaagtcatgataAAATCTGATATGCATTTCTGTATGGATTAgtgggggattgttagaaaatggtaAGTTTAAGACTCATTTTATATGGGTTCTTGATGGAATTACCTTAATCTAATTGTTGGAGGTTGTTCTTATAATgaggacttaaactttcatgtttggatctaaaacattttcttagtgtaatccataaataaattgagttgaagttagtagcttgaaagtgGTAAAATATGTTATGTGGGTTAGTCCCACATTGATATTGGAAAGTGAGGTTGGTAGTTTTATATAGTACATGTGCAAGTGTAGTGTTCAACTACTAAGGCATGTGGGTGGGCAAGGTTGTAGTGagccgccgccgccgccccgcCACGCCACGCCTCGGGTCGGGTCAGGTCGAagggcgatttgggcgaatATCTCGGCGTCTCGCGTACGCGAGGCGACCTGGGCGAGGGATTTTACCGctgttttaattaaataaatccttacttataatattattttaatatgaatgtacgtgcccctgagtgGTGAATGTACGTGTCCCTGAGTGGTGtatgtacgtgcccctgagtggtgaatgtactgatatatattcaattaaaataaaacgaTTTAAGTCAgaatatttattgtaattaatGCCATATCTTCAGTTacgttttattttgtattatatacagAATCAAAACGTTTTGTGAGATATACTGATAACAAAAAGATAAAAACCCTAGCTGCTACTCTTCTCTATTTTTCTCTCTGCAAAAATACATACTGAACATATTGCATAGGTTTTCTGGGCGAACTGAGGTCAGGTCACTGTTGATCAATTGCGTGTCTGTGAACGAGTTGATctgagctgttttatcctgAAGGCGATATTGCTGCAACCCAACACAGCGTAAGTGGGGGCAATTATCGTTTCAAGAACAGTCTAGGTTTTTCaagggctaggcgactcagctgttattctgattttgatcagTATTTGATAAAGCTTCGCAAGCTAAGTGATTTCTGTCTTTTCTTGTCGATATAAGGTACTGATTATATGTCTGTTTTGCCTTCgtgtattgttttattatttggTGCCTTGCCTGTTCTTGTTAATTCCTGATATATAACTGCCTCATTGTTGCGCTAATAGTTTAATATTTCCAACAATTACTAATTGCAAGTGGGTGGGGTAGGCATATGATTTGTTTTAGCTGAGTGCACTTAGTAATTACAAGAGTTttaatagtagtttttagtttttattttaagattggtttgtatttgatcaaatgcatatatatatctgtgtgtgtgttacTTGTGTCATTTTTTGGAAGGtcgatttttttagttagaatatCTAAAAAAGAtactatattttagttaaaaagaatgaTTGATGTGttgttctattttatttttagaatattgtgtttttttagtaatataaaatataaaaatgtaataacTTTTAGTAAAAGGAATAATGGATTATATAGACGGgcattaattttttagttagaaatgtAAAAAAGAAAACGTGTTATAGTTAAAAAGAGTAAGTGATATGTTGTCTAATGTTATTTTGGAAAGATTGAGGTTTTTCCTactgataaaaaataataataataataataatatattttagttaaaaaggattATTGAAATCCAAgtcataatcaaaattttaatattttgatataatagtATACTATTGATGAATTCTAAACAATTTAGAAATCCGGAATCACGTGATTATCAAGAACATGCGAAATATCTCCTTTAATTTGTAGAGCCATTAGAAATCTTAAAATCAAATCTTCAACTAATGAAGCTAATTCTTGAGTACTCATTGCCGTTAACTCGTTTAAAGTTTTTATGAATTATGCCATGTGTCTTGCTCTGAAAATCGGGTACTCTTTCTTCGTAAAGTTATTTCCTCAGTTCAATCATCAAAGGATCACTTGACTTCTCATGCACAAAACCAAACATGAGTAACTGATAAGAATATTTTCGATTGTGTTTAAGGACTAAACGATTCTTATTGATTCTAGATTTGATTAAATGAATATACTTCAATCTGttgaattatatttcaaaataaattttattccaaTCTTTTGAGATTTTCTCTCAATtctttataattcaaaaattttaatattaaaatgtatttataatatatacattattcTCATGCATTAATTTCGTCCACCTGTaccaatttattaattaaaaattaatgactACCatcattttattcatttttcttatttttcccCATTTTTTATACGTTTTTCTTAGTCTTCATATCCAATTCAAAGAACGtgatgggatggagggagtccAGATATAAAGACCACTCCAAAGAATTTGATGGGATGATGAAGAGAGTTGAGATATAAAGTCATGATTGATCGAAATCATATATTTGTATTGGATGGGGAGGATTGATagaaatcatatatttgtaTTGAATGGGACGGAGAATAGAAGATTTTTTCGGATACGCATCAAGTCAAGAGTGGGGA
Protein-coding regions in this window:
- the LOC135151057 gene encoding uncharacterized protein LOC135151057 — its product is MVNETGTPMTVVGASSSGSGGTAAIDWATYRFPQPIDLSGMPDKFSGGASFSRWQKKMKLWLTVKGLWPVVQYDPPVVDQEKADSAKVYAAKVYALWAEKDGVARAAILAALANTLFDVYSSDAYTAKLLWEKLDQTHNTDSQGLAKYSVARFLDFKLVDGKSMTEHVHEFEMLVHALKESGMDLPEKFQVMSVIEKLPKSWEEFALSLKRQKGEITWTNLMLDISVQEQHKSKQGHVMPAEHGSSSKVNVVTVGQKRKSVTKKDKPKKTRTRLRNQRQTSHVGLVDRLVIGARTVP